A window of Chanos chanos chromosome 15, fChaCha1.1, whole genome shotgun sequence genomic DNA:
gggcggtgtgtgtgtgttgctgggcgtgtgtgtggtggctgggcggtgtgtgtggtagctgggcggtgtgtgtgtgtggctgggcggtgtgtgtggtggctgggcggtgtgtgtgtgtggctgggcggtgtgtgtggtggctgggcggtgtgtgtggtggctgggcggtgtgtgtgtggtagctgggcggtgtgtgtggtagctgggcggtgtgtgtgtggctgggcgctgtgtggctgtgtgatgCAGACACggaaaacacagcaaagcagAAGGAAGAGCGGGAATGCAGCGACTCAGCTGACGGCTTGTACTCACTGTCCAAAATTTGATGAAGTATTGCAGAACAGTGGCAGCGATGAAGACACAGTAGAGCATGGAATAGCCCAGGAACAGGACAAAATACTTATAGTTTGAGAATCCCACGCAGTTGTTAACCCTAagcagagaagacagagagtgcTAACCTTACACACTTTTCCCAATATAATAAACCCACTGATCATTCTGAAACAGAGACCAGGCTGGTTTCatccttacacacactcattacagCTTTAAGAGAGCACAAAAGCAGACTCGGGCCAAAGCACTCATCTGTTAAATGGGATCAAATAATCAAATTAAGAGGAGGCAGCCGCAACGCTGGGTGTCAAAAGTAGACAAGGAGACGCAACTGAGCTGTGGATTTTGGATTAACAATTTGGGTTAATCCCTCTGCCGGCATTAAGAGGACATCAATACCCATTCAGTCCAATccacttgtttatttaattccCTCGTTTCTGTTTTGTGCTGGGAATGCTACGTCTGTATGAGGTCAATGATGACAAATATattatatgtatacatacatatatacatgtatgtacacacacacacacacacacacactgtacatataAAAAGAGAGCATAATTTTAAACTGAACATTAAGGTAAGACTTTGCAGTCCCATGCACTTAAACAGAATGACTTACCATGGACAATGATGGTCCATTTTCAGCACACACCTGAGTGAGGATAAGAAGCAGAACAATTGTAACATCAACAGATAacatgagggagggagagagagagagagagagagagagagagagagagagagagaaatggagtgttgaagagatggagagagacacagtttgTACAAGACGAGATGTGGTTGACTTACGTGTCACAGGTGGAGCAGTGATGACAGCGGTCAGGTTTAATCAGCTGACATCGGTCACAGTACCTGATGGCTGagcagaagcacacacacacacacacacacaaaaatcaacatTCATCATTTATCAGCCAGGAGCTTTGAAACACACAAAACGAGATGAATGGTCAAATAAAGTTGACTGAGATCCATTTTCACAAAGCTCACATCAAAAACAGTAATTGCATCCTTAAATACCGCACTCTAACCCATCTGAGATGGGGGCACTGGTATGAGGTTAGATACTGTGCTATTTACAGAGGGTGTGGTTAGAGGTTCGACTATAAAAAGAGGCACCAGGGGTGGGGTATGaatgggggggggcagggtacTTACCCCCAGATCCAGTGCGTGTGTATACGGGCAAGTCTCTGGCCACTCTCTTCAGAATCTCCTGCTGAGGCCTCGGGCGTTCCTCTTTCTCATACTGCTCCCTGTCAGCTTTGGGCAGGcagaactgacagagagacagagagagagagacggcgaGTGATAaaagtctctcacacacacacacacacacacacacacacacacacacacaaaagactaCCACAAAGGAATTCACACATGGTTTCTAAGACTCGCTGACACATGCGGAAGCCGTACAATACATTACACGAACGCCTCAAGAAAAATggcacttttctttttttttctgtttctctctgtcatcctcCCATCCTGTTCTCTGTCATTATGTACTGTGGTCAGGTAACTACagggcagacaggcagacagacagacagacagacagacagacacccaaCAGAAACAAACCGTGGTCAGGGTCGTGTCTGTAGCTGTGAATTCTGACTCATTCGTCTTGACATAAGACATACAGTATTTTCACCgcacagagaatacagagaaaagaaaacaaatactggggaaagaaaacagaatacagagaaaaagaaaaacgaatacagagaaaagaaaacgaatacagagaaaagaggaacagaatacagagaaagaaaacaaatacagagaaaagaaaaaggaatactagggagaagaaaacaaatactGTGGAAAAGAAGACGGTATGTCAGCAGATACTTAGCAGCATGAAAAGattgacagagaaagacatgtatgccagaggaaagacagacagagagagagagagaaagtgtgagagagaaagtgtgagagagggagagaaagtgtgaaagagggagggagagaaagagagaaggagagagagagagagagagagagagagacaaagagatgaaTAACATAAAAACTGTACCTCTTTGGATGGATTCACAGGTTTGGTGATGATAGTTTTCCAGTACGACCACATGAACATGATAAAGCAGATATGAAAGACCACCAGGTACATCACTGTgcatcaaatcaaatcaaaccaaatgaaatcagagagaaagaaaacaataattagacttaaaaaaaaagcatccctGAAAGGCAAAGATCTATGTCAATATTTCCCACAACCATATTCATAACTCTGTATTCAAATGCCCATTCTCAAAGTGTACTTATACACTCCACAAATAAAAAGGAATGAACTGTAATGAGCTTCCTGTATGGCTCCTATAGCTTCATTACAACTCTGttatttcagacacatttcTTATATGCATCCctacacatgaaatgaaagagtTATCAGTTCCCTTGGGCCTAACACAGTCTAATTACACTCTACAGTACAGTCTAATTCAAAGAGCTgctcctctgactctctgtgtgaCTTTCTGTTTGCGTCATTTTcacaaagataaataaataaaaaccgaAATTTCTAGAGCCtcagatgacatcatctaaTGCACTCAACAATCACATCTTTAGCCGGGGAAAGGCACTGATACGTGCGCTTTCATTTGTGATCGTGAGGGAGCGGGCCCTTGAGATAACTTGTAAAGCCACTCTCAAGACAATCATATGAATGCTAAGACTTAAGGAGATCGAAGCTACAGTCTATTTAAAGAAGgagtacactctctctcagaccagTGTGACAATATTGCTGCAGTTGAGAAGTACCAAACTCACCCTGCTCCTCAGTATTTGAGATTGTGTCTGCAGGAacatgggggagagagagagagagagagagagagaagggagggggtcAGTGGTTAAAAATGCATTTCCCTCTGAACAGTACAGTCAGTGCACTTTTCATATAACCATGGACCAGATGCTGAGTAGCAACGTTTCGTGGCCTCCTCGCgtctccttctccacctcctcatAACCATAGTCGGCCCAGTCAGGGAGCCAACTGCCTGGCGGTGCCAGCTGGGAGGCCGCCCATCAGAGACCGCCTTGTCTGTAACTGTTGAAGGGAATCCCCTGTGTCCATGACAACTGACTGACAGGTGCACGTCACGTTAACAGGACCAGCTGCACTCTCATATCCCCCACCCCTCAGTGGAGAACACAAACCAGACTTGTTGTAAGGACAAATCAACATCTGGAAGCAAGTAAGAGGCATTGTTCAGTAGTAGAGGATAGCTAttaggagaggaggaggaggaggaggagtcatGGTTTGGTTCTGTACAGAGGAAAGTTAGGGGCGAGTACAGGAGCTGCCCAGAGTGGAGGACTCTATGAGAAGTGTGCAACATAGTGCATAGTGCCACTGTACCCTTTAAATATTACAGAGGAGCTCTAACTGATCAGCACCACGAGATTAAACCATTATGTAAATTATACAGTCGTGATAAAAGAACACGTTTTTGACAGTCCTGCTGAAACCAattctgcattttttaaaattacaccAATAACTAGGCAGTAAGGTAACAATATCGTCAGGATTACCTTCAGAGGAATATGTGtgatgtgcgtgcgtgcgcgcttCGAGCTGAGCTTCGCTCAGTGTAGACTATGTAGATGGGGGTGAGTCATCTACATAGTGTAAACTGAGCGACGCGGTTTCTAAATCGCCTTTAATCATTCATATTTTCTGTGTATTCAAGTATGGAAGAAATCAGTGGTAAACTGTAATAACTCAGTAAATACATTTGTCCCTGAGCTTTTCCGAAGGATAGCattttactgaaacacacacgtacGATTAAAGCACCGAAAGCATTTTTCTAACAAGCCGAGAAGTTCCAAAGTGAAGAAATGAGAGCTATAAAGTAATCGTACCCAAGACATTGTGCAATGAATGTTAAacaaaggaaaggaaacaaATAAGACCAAATGTACACTGCAATCACAGCAATCAAAAAATTCAGTTGAGAAACGTTACTAAACTTATTCCCTCATTATAAAATATGTGAGAACAGATTATCCTGTCGGTCCGTGGTAGACAGGACAGCAAAAGCAGCCACAACAGTGAAGGACTGACTTTAATAAATTACAAAGACTGGTGAAACAAAACGGTGTCACACCGTTAAATCCATACATTGGTTGTTTTGATACTGTAGTTCAGTAAAACAACAGCATTTCGGCAAGATTGGTACCAGCCGGTTACAGTCACCCTACCCCGTTCACTTCCTGCAGCTACAGCCCGTTAAGTAGCCGGCAACTTTCCCTGCTGTGACCGGCAAAACAAACGACAGATAAAATCATCCCAATTTTTTCATTACTTACATAAGCAGAGCTCCATGACATAGGCGTAATAGGACCAGCATACGACCAAGTTTATGAAAATAACAGGTATCCAAGATAAACCCCGTTGACAGCATCTTAGTACGTGAGAGGGCGCCATGTTTAATCCGCCTTTGGAGAGGGTGCTTGTGACGTAGCTGGCTCGAGCGCTCGTTCGATGCTGCATGCACTGAAACAAAGAGCCGTTAAATCTCCAACGTTTTCTGGGAATGAGGTCCCGCATAATTTTAATGACAATGCCAATACAGGGATTAAAATAAAGACGAGCGTTTTAAAATATATCCCTCACATTCTAAGTATGTGATTATGTGTCCTTTTTACTGTTTGTTATTCCCATTTCGTTATGTCTGGTCgagaaaacatcacaaaataaaaaagaatgcaTCTTGAACTAAACGGGAAATTCGGGATTTAGAATAATAAAATGAAGGAGATTACATAGGCCTACATACACAAGCCTTAGGGTTAAATAGCCTGAATAGCTTTTGTCACCTTCCCCGTAAGTGTCAAGTAGTTTACACAGATTATGGAGCAGCTGGAACTCAGACCAGTACGTGTTTAGGAGGCATTACCCTTCGTGGTCAGTAGATGGTAGTAACAGACCGGCGGATACTCTACGAAACTGGAGAAAAGGAGTGTCACGGGACACCCGAATAGCGGCAAAGTTGCATCAAGCCTGTTGTGTGTTACTGCAGAAATATGCAAGTATTGTATAATATGAGCGCCTTTTTAGggggcagctgtggcctaaGATTAGTGAAGCGAACTTGGTACCGAAATATGCACGACTGAAGAAGTGTCCTTGAGCCAGGCACCTAACTCCAACTGCTACCCGGGCGCTGCGgttgtggctgcccactgctccgggtgtgtgtgtatgctcacgGGCCcaagtgtgcgtgcgtgcgcttGTGTGTTCACCGCTACCTTGGATGGGGTtaaaatgcagaggtcagattTGGTTATTGTGTGGATTTATAAAGGAAGAACTTAAGTTTTAACGCGAAGACTCTGAACGAATGAAATATATCTGCATTGCTTCACGTTTTCCATGTATATTTTCCTAAATCCACTAATCTCTCTGCAATACCACCAGGTGTACCCAGTCCTGAATCTCAAAATGCCAGAAAATCACTCctctttcaaagtcactgagatcTCTGATTTGCTAACTAGCCATAGCCCACCAAAAATGACCGGCTGGTCAAGTCGAGTTATTTGTTAAATGACtgttaattgcttaattaaGCCGAGACTAACACCTGTGTGGAAGTACCCACTTTTTATACATTGGGCTTATCATTCACTCAAACGTTTCTTTTATTTAGGTCGTTACCTGTGTCGTTCAGGTACTTTCAATTCTCTAcgacattttcttttctcccgAATCAACTTGTagttttttaattgtatttatttctttatttaattgaGGAGTCAGTGTCATCGCTGAAACAAAGGCCTCATCTGTCCTCATTGCTTCTCCGCTCACATGAGGCTTTAAAGATAGGGATGTCTTGTGCTGGACCTGATTTAGAACAGGCTCAGGCACAACGGTTCAGCGGCGGGAAGAAAAGACACGCTTTCTCTCGTTAAGGAGAACAGTTTCTACCATATCCTATCAGAATTCGATGTAGGCTATAGCGACGATGGTCCGTTTATTAACGCGCTTACGGGTGTAAACACCTTAGGCCAAGTTACTGGTGTCAAATACAATTTGAGCAccttaattttgttttatgctTTTAGCTTTTACgaatagtaaataaatatacaggTACGGTGAGGATTGACGGAcggtttgtgttgttttatgagAGTAGCTCAGAGGATGCCCTGTGTCTACTACACTCCCCCTCTCGCTTTGCCTCCTGCTGAATGACCTGAATGTGGGGTCTCGTCTGAGTCATTAACaggctcctcctccacctcctgcgGTAACACAGTGAGGAATGGAGGACAGAGTTGTGTCATGTCATAATTCAATTTCCTAAACGTAATTTGGAGTATAAATGGGTTTTAAGCTTTCAGTGCAACACCCCAGgcattgaggttttttttttctctttttaaatgtcatggaCCAAACAGAcctaaatacattttaaaaaggattAAAATTAAACAATCAATACATCTGTTCATTAAGATGTTTCCTtatcttgctgtgtgtgtgtgtgtgtgtgtgtgtgtgtgtgtgtgtgcacgcgcacatgtggcatatttataattacatatatatgtttatatcaAGCCTATTACGATTTGGTTTGCCTGCTTGAATCTCTGTGGGGTCTTTCTGTGCAGTTCTCTTTGGCCTGGTGCCCTTGTTCAGCAAGCTCTGATGAAAGCTCCACTTAAGGGTTGAATGTagacattgttttgtttcaatgaTGTGGAAacgagagcgcgagagagagagacagagagagagagagtgttcttaAAAGTAGGGAATACAGTTTGGAGGAGGGAGGCAGTGAGGAAAGATGAGAGGATATTTGATGAGACTACAGAGAAGTAGATATCGTTATGGTAACTAAGGGATGGAGAGatgtaatgggggggggggtgatgagaTGGAtggaactgagagagaggaagaggaagaagagatgaTAATACTGATGTTAAGATGAAGAGATTTGCGTAAGGAATGAGTGCAAACAGGGGACGGCCTTAATGACACAGACACTCTTATCACTCTGGAGATCATATCTGACAAAGCCGTAGACACACGGGATGAGCAAGCAAGCACAGTTAGGAACACATTCTGTATTCtctggggaggtgtgtgtgtttgtgtgtgtgtgtgtgtgtgtgtgtgtgtggtctttagGGGAAACGCAGGAGGAGTTGAGAGAGTAGGGCGTGGAGAAATGATGTTTTATATTACAGTGCTCTCCATCATGAAAGAGCAAATGCACTATTTATTCACATTAAAGCCACAACATGCTAGATTTATAACATCCTGTGTTTCAGCTTCCAGTAATGCCCCAGATGTACATTAATCCAATAGGCGAAAGCCTATTGTTCAGATCTGTAGAAGTGTCTTCAGTGGAAATCGTGCTCTAAAtagtttgtttgtaaatgtgtctgACTGATTATTATAATCTGTGTGAGTATTCATtgctttgtgttgtattttttgtgatgtgaaacagcagtgaaatgactACTTTGATATATCAGTAGTACAAAACTGAGTaggtgagagacaaagagagagtgacagatggggggaacagagagagaaagagacagacagacagaagaagagggagcaagagagggagaatgagaccgaaaaagagagagagacatgggaagacaggagggcagagagagtgagagcgttGTGTATAGGATGATGACAGCCCGTGGCTCTGCTCCATTGCTGACGAAAGCTGCTTAGTCCCTCAgttgccatggagaccagcagtgagaggagagagagagagcgagagagagagagagagggcggaggcaagagagggaggaacagaACAGCAAGGGAGCTGAAGAGGAGTGCTagactgaaggagaaaaacgataggagagagaaagatacacaTTAGACAGACGACAGCTATTcagcaaagagaagaaaggtaaagcaaaaaaaaaattaattatacTGCAGTAAATAAATACTTATATATTATCTACGCTTATCAACCTGccgtgtgaaagagagatactgagagagagagggagagagagaataattgtGCAAATATGGATGTACAGTCGGAGAGCTGCGAACCTCCGCCATGTGACCCACAGCCTCAAGGTAAAATCAGAAAAGCATTCAAGCTGTTTGGTAAGCGCAAGCCAGGCAGCGGCGTCAGCAGCATCTTCTCTGTGCGTAGCAAAGGTGAGAGTGGCCCCAAATTGTCCATCTCCAGGAGCAAGACGCTGGACGGATTAACGGAGACGCCTGCACCGGAGGCAGAGCCTGAGCGTGTGGACCTGGAGCAGGATGGAGAGAGCCAGAAGGAGGACCAGAAGGAGGAGAGCACGGAAAAGGAGCCAGGGAGCAAAATCTCCAATCTGGACGCGACACCCGCACGACAGTCCATCTCCTCCGTGACCTCAGCCAAGTCTCTGAGCTTCCTCACGCTGCTCCGACGGAGCCGAAAGGGAGGTGGCGGGGGCGAGCGGCAGGCACAGACAGAATCCCACCGACCTGGACGGCAACGCAAGGGCCTTAAGGGCCTGTTTGGCAGCGTACGTTGGCACCGATCGGAAAAGGAGGAGAGCGAGGAGGCTCCACCTGGCCCTCTCCTCCTGGCGTCTCGCTCCAACAGTGTGGAAATCATCAAGGAGGACCTGACTCTGACCCCCAGGCCCACGCCACGTGCCTTGGATGGCCCGGAATCAGAGGAGCAGCCTCTCACTTCGCAGGACAGCCTACCCACCAAGGAAGGCCCAGGAAAGGTGAGCGAGTCCAAACCTACATCACAGCCGTCCTCCACATCCACCTCAGAGCCCACAAATAATCGGCTGAGTACGTTGCTTTCCGACATTTCATGCATTCTGAGCTTTGAGTCGCTGTCAGGGTGTGGAGATATCGTAGCAGATGTCGAAGCAGAATGGGTCAAAGCCAGCAGCAGAGTCGAAGGAGCAGTCAGGTCAGCAGTCATAGAtgaggaaaatgaagagaaggtCTCACCTACAGGGATTTCAGCCAAACCTGCACCCCCTCCTATCACAAAGCCCATCGTTTCCTCTTCGTCTACTCCTGCC
This region includes:
- the zdhhc20a gene encoding LOW QUALITY PROTEIN: palmitoyltransferase ZDHHC20-A (The sequence of the model RefSeq protein was modified relative to this genomic sequence to represent the inferred CDS: deleted 2 bases in 1 codon), giving the protein MAPSHVLRCCQRGLSWIPVIFINLVVCWSYYAYVMELCLYTISNTEEQVMYLVVFHICFIMFMWSYWKTIITKPVNPSKEFCLPKADREQYEKEERPRPQQEILKRVARDLPVYTRTGSGAIRYCDRCQLIKPDRCHHCSTCDTCVLKMDHHCPWVNNCVGFSNYKYFVLFLGYSMLYCVFIAATVLQYFIKFWTLCRWKAAEHCKVNTSTRTPNSNVLFLFFVASMFFISILSLFSYHLWLVAKNRTTIEAFPGRLSSDTVQIDGFTLGFRKNVSRCLVYQKKYWCLPVYTSLGDGYTFPTRFVNVDPRQAVVLSLDQYQSNCWSISSVDGQTNSKPLSESQNHLLGNDVQGNGTHIARDTSMDTDSGSLESAFGTELCGTSASSAC